A stretch of Buteo buteo chromosome 9, bButBut1.hap1.1, whole genome shotgun sequence DNA encodes these proteins:
- the FLRT3 gene encoding leucine-rich repeat transmembrane protein FLRT3, with product MISVTWSIFLVWTKIGLLLDMAPYSVSAKPCPSVCRCDVGFIYCNDRHLTSIPTGIPEDATTLFLQNNQINNAGIPSELKNLLRVERIYLYHNSLDEFPTNLPKYVKELHLQENNIRTITYDSLSQIPYLEELHLDDNSVSAVSIEDGAFRDNIYLRLLFLSRNHLSTIPWGLPKTIEELRLDDNRISTISELSLQDLTNLKRLVLDGNLLNNHGLGDKVFMNLVNLTELSLVRNSLTAAPVNLPGTNLRKLYLQENHINRVPPNAFSYLRQLYRLDMSNNNLSNLPQGVFDDLDNITQLFLRNNPWHCGCKMKWVRDWLQSLPLKVNVRGLMCQAPEKVRGMAIKDLNAELFDCKDDGMISTIQITTAVPNMLYPAQGHWPVSVTKQPDIKTPNLNKNYRTTASPVRKIITIFVKSVSTETIHISWKVALPMTALRLSWLKMGHSPAFGSITETIVTGDRNDYLLTALEPESPYRVCMVPMETSNIYLSDETPECIETETAPLKMYNPTTTLNREQEKEPYKNSSLPLAAIIGGAVALVAIALLALVCWYIHRNGSLFSRNCAYSKGRRRKDDYAEAGTKKDNSILEIRETSFQMIPITNEQASKEEFVIHTIFPSNGMNLYKNSHSESSSNRSYRDSGIPDSDHSHS from the coding sequence ATGATTAGTGTAACCTGGAGCATCTTCCTAGTTTGGACTAAAATAGGGCTGTTACTTGACATGGCACCTTATTCTGTTAGTGCCAAACCCTGCCCTTCAGTATGTCGCTGTGATGTGGGTTTCATATATTGTAATGATCGCCATTTGACATCTATTCCTACAGGAATCCCAGAGGATGCTACTACCCTCTTCCTTCAGAACAATCAAATAAATAATGCTGGGATTCCTTCAGAACTGAAGAACTTGCTTAGGGtggaaagaatatatttatatcACAACAGCCTAGATGAATTCCCCACTAACCTCCCTAAGTACGTTAAGGAACTACATTTGCAGGAGAATAATATAAGGACCATTACTTATGATTCACTTTCACAAATTCCCTATCTGGAAGAGCTGCATTTGGATGATAATTCCGTTTCCGCTGTTAGCATTGAGGATGGAGCTTTCCGGGACAACATCTATCTcagacttctttttctctctcgAAATCATCTTAGCACCATTCCCTGGGGTTTGCCTAAAACGATAGAAGAGCTACGCTTGGATGATAATCGTATTTCCACGATTTCAGAACTGTCCCTTCAAGACCTTACAAATCTAAAACGCCTTGTTTTAGATGGAAATCTTCTAAATAATCATGGATTAGGAGACAAAGTCTTCATGAATCTAGTCAATCTTACAGAACTGTCATTGGTCCGCAATTCCCTCACAGCTGCACCAGTAAACTTGCCGGGAACAAACCTAAGAAAGCTTTATCTTCAAGAAAACCACATCAACCGTGTGCCACCCAATGCTTTCTCCTACTTAAGGCAGCTGTATCGACTAGATATGTCCAATAACAATCTTAGCAATTTACCTCAAGGTGTCTTTGATGACCTGGACAACATAACTCAACTTTTTCTTCGTAACAACCCTTGGCACTGTGGGTGCAAAATGAAATGGGTACGCGACTGGTTACAGTCATTGCCTTTAAAAGTTAACGTACGTGGACTGATGTGTCAGGCACCAGAAAAAGTACGTGGAATGGCTATCAAAGACCTCAACGCAGAACTATTTGATTGTAAGGACGATGGCATGATAAGCACCATCCAAATCACTACTGCGGTACCAAACATGTTATACCCGGCCCAGGGACACTGGCCGGTTTCTGTGACCAAACAACCGGACATCAAGACTCCCAACCTAAATAAAAACTACAGAACCACAGCAAGCCCAGTACGCAAAATCATTACGATATTTGTGAAATCCGTAAGCACGGAGACTATTCACATCTCCTGGAAAGTTGCACTACCAATGACTGCTTTAAGACTGAGCTGGCTCAAGATGGGTCACAGCCCTGCCTTTGGATCTATAACTGAAACAATAGTTACAGGCGACAGAAACGACTATTTGCTCACAGCTCTTGAACCAGAATCACCATACCGTGTATGCATGGTTCCCATGGAAACCAGCAACATCTATCTCTCCGACGAAACGCCTGAATGCATTGAGACCGAGACAGCACCTCTTAAGATGTACAACCCTACCACAACCCTCAATCGGGAGCAGGAGAAAGAACCTTACAAAAACTCCAGCTTGCCTTTGGCTGCCATCATTGGCGGTGCAGTGGCACTGGTGGCCATAGCGCTGCTGGCCCTGGTCTGCTGGTACATCCACAGAAACGGGTCTCTGTTCTCCCGGAACTGCGCCTACAGCAAGGGACGCCGGAGAAAAGACGACTATGCTGAAGCGGGAACCAAGAAGGATAACTCCATCCTAGAAATCAGGGAGACTTCTTTCCAGATGATACCAATAACCAACGAGCAAGCGTCCAAGGAGGAATTTGTAATACACACCATTTTCCCATCTAATGGCATGAATCTGTACAAGAACAGCCACAGTGAAAGCAGTAGTAACAGAAGCTACAGAGACAGTGGTATTCCAGATTCAGATCATTCGCACTCATGA